The Tenebrio molitor chromosome 5, icTenMoli1.1, whole genome shotgun sequence genome has a segment encoding these proteins:
- the LOC138130838 gene encoding extended synaptotagmin-2-like isoform X2, whose translation MNTVRRHRFRPSPITAMAESDLNCSSDTEAPELSESTESNRKKEPIMRRYFLIKILYKAALIFLGYAISYMQWSVVLLFVAAASLIWLENRDKTNVNKIKVKAAASSYTKQDLIKKIDEIPSWVKFPDRERAEWLNQVIAQFWPTLNNYIVKIFRGSIQNKIRKKYESFRFEGIDFGCNPPKIDGIKVYNSSSTKDSIIIDFEVFYDGNCDINFSVSGAEIGGLRDFQLSVEVRVVLKPLLLKLPLIGGVQVYFLNTPDLSFTLDGLSSIPGLSSVIRSKIEEKITKLIVFPNKITKRFSKSVAPSELRALEPAGVLRVHVFEAKDLMAKDITGKSDPYVILTVGAEEHRTNTVNQNLNPKWDYWCEFIILDPMSQHLCFKLFDRDNVNEDDFLGSGEVDIGGVLKGNTDQWIQLENAKHGLLHLRFTWLSLSAEINLLNAISEETKLLKVDNISTGILIVYVDMATNLPQTKHLVKPHPFIVLTVNDQKQKSKIKKHTVNPTWEQGFWFLVQNPHHDSLHLAITDKPTGNLLTQFSYKISDLINHPNMEISKTAFSLGNEESKIVLSLQLRILSNEKYEGEDDDSETDSEELFSRQSSLDGNSVRSRNSARNSPKRELIEPPMTSTSVATDHASPPIERSPSLNSAGEHRLGRLEVTINYNEPRQRLVVTVHQISNLPLKDPSDIPDPYVRIKVMSHGITTGPTHRTKVLMDCCNPVYEETFEYPFSKPDVYEQALLFTVKTKKFFHNNTMGQVDINLKYIDLSEPYRTWFDLCHKPN comes from the exons ATGAATACCGTGCGACGTCACCGGTTTCGGCCATCACCAA TTACAGCCATGGCCGAGAGTGATTTAAATTGTTCCTCTGACACCGAAGCaccagaactgtcagaatccACAGAATCCAATCGGAAGAAAGAGCCCATCATGAGAAGATACTTTTTGATCAAAATCCTTTACAAG GCGGCTCTCATTTTTCTCGGTTATGCGATTTCGTACATGCAGTGGTCCGTCGTCCTCCTCTTCGTGGCCGCTGCAAGTTTAATATGGCTCGAAAACCGAGATAAGACGAATGTCAACAAGATAAAAGTGAAAGCAGCTGCTAGTTCCTACACCAAACaagatttgattaaaaaaatcgacgaGATCCCGTCGTGG GTGAAATTTCCCGACAGAGAACGAGCGGAGTGGTTGAATCAA GTGATCGCCCAATTTTGGCCGACCCTCAACAACTACATCGTCAAGATTTTCCGGGGATCGATCCAGAACAAAATCCGGAAAAAATACGAGTCGTTCCGTTTCGAGGGCATCGATTTCGGGTGCAAT CCGCCGAAAATCGACGGGATCAAGGTTTACAATTCTTCCTCGACCAAAGACTCCATTATAATTGACTTTGAAGTCTT CTATGACGGCAACTGTGACATTAATTTTTCCGTGTCGGGGGCCGAGATTGGCGGGCTTCGCGATTTTCAG TTGAGCGTCGAAGTCAGGGTCGTTCTGAAACCCCTTCTCCTCAAGCTCCCCCTGATAGGGGGCGTGCAGGTCTATTTTCTGAACACACCCGACTTGAGTTTCACTCTCGACGGTCTGTCCAGCATTCCGGGTTTGAGTTCCGTGATCCGTTCGAAAATCGAGGAAAAAATCACAAAGTTGATAGTGTTCCCCAACAAGATCACCAAGAGATTCTCCAAGTCGGTGGCACCATCCGAATTGAGAGCTTTGGAACCGGCCGGAGTCCTGCGAGTACATGTTTTTGAAGCGAAGGATTTGATGGCCAAAGACATCACCGGAAAATCCGATCCATACGTTATTCTGACCGTGGGGGCCGAAGAACACAGAACCAACACCGTCAACCAGAATCTCAATCCCAAATGGGATTACTGGTGCGAG TTCATCATTCTTGATCCAATGTCTCAACACCTCTGTTTCAAACTCTTCGACCGTGACAACGTCAACGAAGACGACTTCTTGGGAAG TGGTGAAGTTGACATCGGTGGTGTTCTTAAAGGTAACACCGATCAGTGGATCCAGTTAGAAAACGCTAAACACGGCTTACTTCATTTACGCTTTACGTGGCTGTCGCTCTCTGCCGAAATCAACCTTCTGAATGCC ATTTCCGAAGAAACCAAATTGCTAAAAGTAGATAACATCAGCACCGGCATTTTGATTGTATACGTAGATATGGCTACGAACCTTCCTCAAACCAAACATCTTGTCAAGCCGCATCCTTTCATTGTTTTGACAGTTAACGACCAAAAACAAAagagcaaaataaaaaaacacacagtcAACCCAACCTGGGAGCAAGGATTTTGGTTTCTGGTCCAAAACCCGCACCACGACTCTCTTCATTTGGCGATTACTGATAAGCCAACTGGAAACCTTCTGACACAGTTTTCTTACAAAATTTCCGATCTGATAAATCATCCCAACATGGAAATCAGCAAGACCGCGTTTTCCCTTGGCAACGAAGAGAGTAAGATTGTGTTGTCTTTGCAGCTAAGA ATTCTAAGCAATGAAAAATACGAAGGGGAGGATGACGACAGTGAGACAGACTCCGAAGAACTGTTCTCTAGACAGAGCTCGTTGGATG GCAACAGTGTGAGATCGAGAAattcggccagaaattctcCCAAGCGGGAACTTATCGAACCCCCTATGACGAGTACAAGTGTTGCAACAGATCATGCCAGTCCACCGATCGAACGATCCCCAAGcttgaa TTCCGCAGGCGAGCACCGACTAGGTCGACTCGAAGTTACCATTAATTATAACGAACCTAGACAGAGGTTGGTGGTGACGGTACACCAAATTTC caaCTTGCCTTTGAAAGATCCCAGCGACATTCCCGACCCTTACGTCAGGATTAAAGTGATGTCTCACGGAATCACCACCGGCCCCACACACAGAACCAAG GTACTAATGGATTGCTGTAACCCAGTCTACGAGGAAACTTTCGAGTATCCCTTTTCCAAACCTGACGTCTACGAACAGGCTTTGCTCTTCACAGTCAAAACGAAGAAGTTTTTCCATAACAACACGATGGGACAA GTCGACATCAACTTGAAGTATATCGACTTGAGTGAGCCGTACAGGACGTGGTTCGATTTGTGTCACAAACCCAATTAA
- the LOC138130838 gene encoding extended synaptotagmin-2-like isoform X1, with amino-acid sequence MNTVRRHRFRPSPITAMAESDLNCSSDTEAPELSESTESNRKKEPIMRRYFLIKILYKAALIFLGYAISYMQWSVVLLFVAAASLIWLENRDKTNVNKIKVKAAASSYTKQDLIKKIDEIPSWVKFPDRERAEWLNQVIAQFWPTLNNYIVKIFRGSIQNKIRKKYESFRFEGIDFGCNPPKIDGIKVYNSSSTKDSIIIDFEVFYDGNCDINFSVSGAEIGGLRDFQLSVEVRVVLKPLLLKLPLIGGVQVYFLNTPDLSFTLDGLSSIPGLSSVIRSKIEEKITKLIVFPNKITKRFSKSVAPSELRALEPAGVLRVHVFEAKDLMAKDITGKSDPYVILTVGAEEHRTNTVNQNLNPKWDYWCEFIILDPMSQHLCFKLFDRDNVNEDDFLGSGEVDIGGVLKGNTDQWIQLENAKHGLLHLRFTWLSLSAEINLLNAISEETKLLKVDNISTGILIVYVDMATNLPQTKHLVKPHPFIVLTVNDQKQKSKIKKHTVNPTWEQGFWFLVQNPHHDSLHLAITDKPTGNLLTQFSYKISDLINHPNMEISKTAFSLGNEESKIVLSLQLRILSNEKYEGEDDDSETDSEELFSRQSSLDGNSVRSRNSARNSPKRELIEPPMTSTSVATDHASPPIERSPSLNSSAGEHRLGRLEVTINYNEPRQRLVVTVHQISNLPLKDPSDIPDPYVRIKVMSHGITTGPTHRTKVLMDCCNPVYEETFEYPFSKPDVYEQALLFTVKTKKFFHNNTMGQVDINLKYIDLSEPYRTWFDLCHKPN; translated from the exons ATGAATACCGTGCGACGTCACCGGTTTCGGCCATCACCAA TTACAGCCATGGCCGAGAGTGATTTAAATTGTTCCTCTGACACCGAAGCaccagaactgtcagaatccACAGAATCCAATCGGAAGAAAGAGCCCATCATGAGAAGATACTTTTTGATCAAAATCCTTTACAAG GCGGCTCTCATTTTTCTCGGTTATGCGATTTCGTACATGCAGTGGTCCGTCGTCCTCCTCTTCGTGGCCGCTGCAAGTTTAATATGGCTCGAAAACCGAGATAAGACGAATGTCAACAAGATAAAAGTGAAAGCAGCTGCTAGTTCCTACACCAAACaagatttgattaaaaaaatcgacgaGATCCCGTCGTGG GTGAAATTTCCCGACAGAGAACGAGCGGAGTGGTTGAATCAA GTGATCGCCCAATTTTGGCCGACCCTCAACAACTACATCGTCAAGATTTTCCGGGGATCGATCCAGAACAAAATCCGGAAAAAATACGAGTCGTTCCGTTTCGAGGGCATCGATTTCGGGTGCAAT CCGCCGAAAATCGACGGGATCAAGGTTTACAATTCTTCCTCGACCAAAGACTCCATTATAATTGACTTTGAAGTCTT CTATGACGGCAACTGTGACATTAATTTTTCCGTGTCGGGGGCCGAGATTGGCGGGCTTCGCGATTTTCAG TTGAGCGTCGAAGTCAGGGTCGTTCTGAAACCCCTTCTCCTCAAGCTCCCCCTGATAGGGGGCGTGCAGGTCTATTTTCTGAACACACCCGACTTGAGTTTCACTCTCGACGGTCTGTCCAGCATTCCGGGTTTGAGTTCCGTGATCCGTTCGAAAATCGAGGAAAAAATCACAAAGTTGATAGTGTTCCCCAACAAGATCACCAAGAGATTCTCCAAGTCGGTGGCACCATCCGAATTGAGAGCTTTGGAACCGGCCGGAGTCCTGCGAGTACATGTTTTTGAAGCGAAGGATTTGATGGCCAAAGACATCACCGGAAAATCCGATCCATACGTTATTCTGACCGTGGGGGCCGAAGAACACAGAACCAACACCGTCAACCAGAATCTCAATCCCAAATGGGATTACTGGTGCGAG TTCATCATTCTTGATCCAATGTCTCAACACCTCTGTTTCAAACTCTTCGACCGTGACAACGTCAACGAAGACGACTTCTTGGGAAG TGGTGAAGTTGACATCGGTGGTGTTCTTAAAGGTAACACCGATCAGTGGATCCAGTTAGAAAACGCTAAACACGGCTTACTTCATTTACGCTTTACGTGGCTGTCGCTCTCTGCCGAAATCAACCTTCTGAATGCC ATTTCCGAAGAAACCAAATTGCTAAAAGTAGATAACATCAGCACCGGCATTTTGATTGTATACGTAGATATGGCTACGAACCTTCCTCAAACCAAACATCTTGTCAAGCCGCATCCTTTCATTGTTTTGACAGTTAACGACCAAAAACAAAagagcaaaataaaaaaacacacagtcAACCCAACCTGGGAGCAAGGATTTTGGTTTCTGGTCCAAAACCCGCACCACGACTCTCTTCATTTGGCGATTACTGATAAGCCAACTGGAAACCTTCTGACACAGTTTTCTTACAAAATTTCCGATCTGATAAATCATCCCAACATGGAAATCAGCAAGACCGCGTTTTCCCTTGGCAACGAAGAGAGTAAGATTGTGTTGTCTTTGCAGCTAAGA ATTCTAAGCAATGAAAAATACGAAGGGGAGGATGACGACAGTGAGACAGACTCCGAAGAACTGTTCTCTAGACAGAGCTCGTTGGATG GCAACAGTGTGAGATCGAGAAattcggccagaaattctcCCAAGCGGGAACTTATCGAACCCCCTATGACGAGTACAAGTGTTGCAACAGATCATGCCAGTCCACCGATCGAACGATCCCCAAGcttgaa TAGTTCCGCAGGCGAGCACCGACTAGGTCGACTCGAAGTTACCATTAATTATAACGAACCTAGACAGAGGTTGGTGGTGACGGTACACCAAATTTC caaCTTGCCTTTGAAAGATCCCAGCGACATTCCCGACCCTTACGTCAGGATTAAAGTGATGTCTCACGGAATCACCACCGGCCCCACACACAGAACCAAG GTACTAATGGATTGCTGTAACCCAGTCTACGAGGAAACTTTCGAGTATCCCTTTTCCAAACCTGACGTCTACGAACAGGCTTTGCTCTTCACAGTCAAAACGAAGAAGTTTTTCCATAACAACACGATGGGACAA GTCGACATCAACTTGAAGTATATCGACTTGAGTGAGCCGTACAGGACGTGGTTCGATTTGTGTCACAAACCCAATTAA
- the LOC138130838 gene encoding extended synaptotagmin-2-like isoform X3, which yields MNTVRRHRFRPSPTMAESDLNCSSDTEAPELSESTESNRKKEPIMRRYFLIKILYKAALIFLGYAISYMQWSVVLLFVAAASLIWLENRDKTNVNKIKVKAAASSYTKQDLIKKIDEIPSWVKFPDRERAEWLNQVIAQFWPTLNNYIVKIFRGSIQNKIRKKYESFRFEGIDFGCNPPKIDGIKVYNSSSTKDSIIIDFEVFYDGNCDINFSVSGAEIGGLRDFQLSVEVRVVLKPLLLKLPLIGGVQVYFLNTPDLSFTLDGLSSIPGLSSVIRSKIEEKITKLIVFPNKITKRFSKSVAPSELRALEPAGVLRVHVFEAKDLMAKDITGKSDPYVILTVGAEEHRTNTVNQNLNPKWDYWCEFIILDPMSQHLCFKLFDRDNVNEDDFLGSGEVDIGGVLKGNTDQWIQLENAKHGLLHLRFTWLSLSAEINLLNAISEETKLLKVDNISTGILIVYVDMATNLPQTKHLVKPHPFIVLTVNDQKQKSKIKKHTVNPTWEQGFWFLVQNPHHDSLHLAITDKPTGNLLTQFSYKISDLINHPNMEISKTAFSLGNEESKIVLSLQLRILSNEKYEGEDDDSETDSEELFSRQSSLDGNSVRSRNSARNSPKRELIEPPMTSTSVATDHASPPIERSPSLNSSAGEHRLGRLEVTINYNEPRQRLVVTVHQISNLPLKDPSDIPDPYVRIKVMSHGITTGPTHRTKVLMDCCNPVYEETFEYPFSKPDVYEQALLFTVKTKKFFHNNTMGQVDINLKYIDLSEPYRTWFDLCHKPN from the exons ATGAATACCGTGCGACGTCACCGGTTTCGGCCATCACCAA CCATGGCCGAGAGTGATTTAAATTGTTCCTCTGACACCGAAGCaccagaactgtcagaatccACAGAATCCAATCGGAAGAAAGAGCCCATCATGAGAAGATACTTTTTGATCAAAATCCTTTACAAG GCGGCTCTCATTTTTCTCGGTTATGCGATTTCGTACATGCAGTGGTCCGTCGTCCTCCTCTTCGTGGCCGCTGCAAGTTTAATATGGCTCGAAAACCGAGATAAGACGAATGTCAACAAGATAAAAGTGAAAGCAGCTGCTAGTTCCTACACCAAACaagatttgattaaaaaaatcgacgaGATCCCGTCGTGG GTGAAATTTCCCGACAGAGAACGAGCGGAGTGGTTGAATCAA GTGATCGCCCAATTTTGGCCGACCCTCAACAACTACATCGTCAAGATTTTCCGGGGATCGATCCAGAACAAAATCCGGAAAAAATACGAGTCGTTCCGTTTCGAGGGCATCGATTTCGGGTGCAAT CCGCCGAAAATCGACGGGATCAAGGTTTACAATTCTTCCTCGACCAAAGACTCCATTATAATTGACTTTGAAGTCTT CTATGACGGCAACTGTGACATTAATTTTTCCGTGTCGGGGGCCGAGATTGGCGGGCTTCGCGATTTTCAG TTGAGCGTCGAAGTCAGGGTCGTTCTGAAACCCCTTCTCCTCAAGCTCCCCCTGATAGGGGGCGTGCAGGTCTATTTTCTGAACACACCCGACTTGAGTTTCACTCTCGACGGTCTGTCCAGCATTCCGGGTTTGAGTTCCGTGATCCGTTCGAAAATCGAGGAAAAAATCACAAAGTTGATAGTGTTCCCCAACAAGATCACCAAGAGATTCTCCAAGTCGGTGGCACCATCCGAATTGAGAGCTTTGGAACCGGCCGGAGTCCTGCGAGTACATGTTTTTGAAGCGAAGGATTTGATGGCCAAAGACATCACCGGAAAATCCGATCCATACGTTATTCTGACCGTGGGGGCCGAAGAACACAGAACCAACACCGTCAACCAGAATCTCAATCCCAAATGGGATTACTGGTGCGAG TTCATCATTCTTGATCCAATGTCTCAACACCTCTGTTTCAAACTCTTCGACCGTGACAACGTCAACGAAGACGACTTCTTGGGAAG TGGTGAAGTTGACATCGGTGGTGTTCTTAAAGGTAACACCGATCAGTGGATCCAGTTAGAAAACGCTAAACACGGCTTACTTCATTTACGCTTTACGTGGCTGTCGCTCTCTGCCGAAATCAACCTTCTGAATGCC ATTTCCGAAGAAACCAAATTGCTAAAAGTAGATAACATCAGCACCGGCATTTTGATTGTATACGTAGATATGGCTACGAACCTTCCTCAAACCAAACATCTTGTCAAGCCGCATCCTTTCATTGTTTTGACAGTTAACGACCAAAAACAAAagagcaaaataaaaaaacacacagtcAACCCAACCTGGGAGCAAGGATTTTGGTTTCTGGTCCAAAACCCGCACCACGACTCTCTTCATTTGGCGATTACTGATAAGCCAACTGGAAACCTTCTGACACAGTTTTCTTACAAAATTTCCGATCTGATAAATCATCCCAACATGGAAATCAGCAAGACCGCGTTTTCCCTTGGCAACGAAGAGAGTAAGATTGTGTTGTCTTTGCAGCTAAGA ATTCTAAGCAATGAAAAATACGAAGGGGAGGATGACGACAGTGAGACAGACTCCGAAGAACTGTTCTCTAGACAGAGCTCGTTGGATG GCAACAGTGTGAGATCGAGAAattcggccagaaattctcCCAAGCGGGAACTTATCGAACCCCCTATGACGAGTACAAGTGTTGCAACAGATCATGCCAGTCCACCGATCGAACGATCCCCAAGcttgaa TAGTTCCGCAGGCGAGCACCGACTAGGTCGACTCGAAGTTACCATTAATTATAACGAACCTAGACAGAGGTTGGTGGTGACGGTACACCAAATTTC caaCTTGCCTTTGAAAGATCCCAGCGACATTCCCGACCCTTACGTCAGGATTAAAGTGATGTCTCACGGAATCACCACCGGCCCCACACACAGAACCAAG GTACTAATGGATTGCTGTAACCCAGTCTACGAGGAAACTTTCGAGTATCCCTTTTCCAAACCTGACGTCTACGAACAGGCTTTGCTCTTCACAGTCAAAACGAAGAAGTTTTTCCATAACAACACGATGGGACAA GTCGACATCAACTTGAAGTATATCGACTTGAGTGAGCCGTACAGGACGTGGTTCGATTTGTGTCACAAACCCAATTAA
- the LOC138130838 gene encoding extended synaptotagmin-2-like isoform X4, producing the protein MAESDLNCSSDTEAPELSESTESNRKKEPIMRRYFLIKILYKAALIFLGYAISYMQWSVVLLFVAAASLIWLENRDKTNVNKIKVKAAASSYTKQDLIKKIDEIPSWVKFPDRERAEWLNQVIAQFWPTLNNYIVKIFRGSIQNKIRKKYESFRFEGIDFGCNPPKIDGIKVYNSSSTKDSIIIDFEVFYDGNCDINFSVSGAEIGGLRDFQLSVEVRVVLKPLLLKLPLIGGVQVYFLNTPDLSFTLDGLSSIPGLSSVIRSKIEEKITKLIVFPNKITKRFSKSVAPSELRALEPAGVLRVHVFEAKDLMAKDITGKSDPYVILTVGAEEHRTNTVNQNLNPKWDYWCEFIILDPMSQHLCFKLFDRDNVNEDDFLGSGEVDIGGVLKGNTDQWIQLENAKHGLLHLRFTWLSLSAEINLLNAISEETKLLKVDNISTGILIVYVDMATNLPQTKHLVKPHPFIVLTVNDQKQKSKIKKHTVNPTWEQGFWFLVQNPHHDSLHLAITDKPTGNLLTQFSYKISDLINHPNMEISKTAFSLGNEESKIVLSLQLRILSNEKYEGEDDDSETDSEELFSRQSSLDGNSVRSRNSARNSPKRELIEPPMTSTSVATDHASPPIERSPSLNSSAGEHRLGRLEVTINYNEPRQRLVVTVHQISNLPLKDPSDIPDPYVRIKVMSHGITTGPTHRTKVLMDCCNPVYEETFEYPFSKPDVYEQALLFTVKTKKFFHNNTMGQVDINLKYIDLSEPYRTWFDLCHKPN; encoded by the exons ATGGCCGAGAGTGATTTAAATTGTTCCTCTGACACCGAAGCaccagaactgtcagaatccACAGAATCCAATCGGAAGAAAGAGCCCATCATGAGAAGATACTTTTTGATCAAAATCCTTTACAAG GCGGCTCTCATTTTTCTCGGTTATGCGATTTCGTACATGCAGTGGTCCGTCGTCCTCCTCTTCGTGGCCGCTGCAAGTTTAATATGGCTCGAAAACCGAGATAAGACGAATGTCAACAAGATAAAAGTGAAAGCAGCTGCTAGTTCCTACACCAAACaagatttgattaaaaaaatcgacgaGATCCCGTCGTGG GTGAAATTTCCCGACAGAGAACGAGCGGAGTGGTTGAATCAA GTGATCGCCCAATTTTGGCCGACCCTCAACAACTACATCGTCAAGATTTTCCGGGGATCGATCCAGAACAAAATCCGGAAAAAATACGAGTCGTTCCGTTTCGAGGGCATCGATTTCGGGTGCAAT CCGCCGAAAATCGACGGGATCAAGGTTTACAATTCTTCCTCGACCAAAGACTCCATTATAATTGACTTTGAAGTCTT CTATGACGGCAACTGTGACATTAATTTTTCCGTGTCGGGGGCCGAGATTGGCGGGCTTCGCGATTTTCAG TTGAGCGTCGAAGTCAGGGTCGTTCTGAAACCCCTTCTCCTCAAGCTCCCCCTGATAGGGGGCGTGCAGGTCTATTTTCTGAACACACCCGACTTGAGTTTCACTCTCGACGGTCTGTCCAGCATTCCGGGTTTGAGTTCCGTGATCCGTTCGAAAATCGAGGAAAAAATCACAAAGTTGATAGTGTTCCCCAACAAGATCACCAAGAGATTCTCCAAGTCGGTGGCACCATCCGAATTGAGAGCTTTGGAACCGGCCGGAGTCCTGCGAGTACATGTTTTTGAAGCGAAGGATTTGATGGCCAAAGACATCACCGGAAAATCCGATCCATACGTTATTCTGACCGTGGGGGCCGAAGAACACAGAACCAACACCGTCAACCAGAATCTCAATCCCAAATGGGATTACTGGTGCGAG TTCATCATTCTTGATCCAATGTCTCAACACCTCTGTTTCAAACTCTTCGACCGTGACAACGTCAACGAAGACGACTTCTTGGGAAG TGGTGAAGTTGACATCGGTGGTGTTCTTAAAGGTAACACCGATCAGTGGATCCAGTTAGAAAACGCTAAACACGGCTTACTTCATTTACGCTTTACGTGGCTGTCGCTCTCTGCCGAAATCAACCTTCTGAATGCC ATTTCCGAAGAAACCAAATTGCTAAAAGTAGATAACATCAGCACCGGCATTTTGATTGTATACGTAGATATGGCTACGAACCTTCCTCAAACCAAACATCTTGTCAAGCCGCATCCTTTCATTGTTTTGACAGTTAACGACCAAAAACAAAagagcaaaataaaaaaacacacagtcAACCCAACCTGGGAGCAAGGATTTTGGTTTCTGGTCCAAAACCCGCACCACGACTCTCTTCATTTGGCGATTACTGATAAGCCAACTGGAAACCTTCTGACACAGTTTTCTTACAAAATTTCCGATCTGATAAATCATCCCAACATGGAAATCAGCAAGACCGCGTTTTCCCTTGGCAACGAAGAGAGTAAGATTGTGTTGTCTTTGCAGCTAAGA ATTCTAAGCAATGAAAAATACGAAGGGGAGGATGACGACAGTGAGACAGACTCCGAAGAACTGTTCTCTAGACAGAGCTCGTTGGATG GCAACAGTGTGAGATCGAGAAattcggccagaaattctcCCAAGCGGGAACTTATCGAACCCCCTATGACGAGTACAAGTGTTGCAACAGATCATGCCAGTCCACCGATCGAACGATCCCCAAGcttgaa TAGTTCCGCAGGCGAGCACCGACTAGGTCGACTCGAAGTTACCATTAATTATAACGAACCTAGACAGAGGTTGGTGGTGACGGTACACCAAATTTC caaCTTGCCTTTGAAAGATCCCAGCGACATTCCCGACCCTTACGTCAGGATTAAAGTGATGTCTCACGGAATCACCACCGGCCCCACACACAGAACCAAG GTACTAATGGATTGCTGTAACCCAGTCTACGAGGAAACTTTCGAGTATCCCTTTTCCAAACCTGACGTCTACGAACAGGCTTTGCTCTTCACAGTCAAAACGAAGAAGTTTTTCCATAACAACACGATGGGACAA GTCGACATCAACTTGAAGTATATCGACTTGAGTGAGCCGTACAGGACGTGGTTCGATTTGTGTCACAAACCCAATTAA
- the LOC138130851 gene encoding zinc finger protein 132-like, whose product MKMEACRVCLCEKDLTEMFTVNSPDINAVTFLASVQIYKEDGFSQLICLHCLEDLKICVRFIERCTKTRASLSVKSPIRPLKKLPEQEILQHSAPKNCTSCQTRFPSKTALVLHIKNKHRRITQQCHLCGKVFNYRVELARHMCSHTGSRHYKCDQCDKSYSTKAALSRHTIKHTGLKRFECVLCPKSFYHQYNLQTHLKIHNSEKKYECQICRKKFRTNRSLLMHLKIHTNERNFPCTECEKAFVNKYDLSRHLRLHEKKRSIEKGTYDSTNDGIVKMKNARQCEHCGKICLGFGDLKKHMRVHSDERPFACKHCQKSFKSNSTLHCHERIHTKIKPYVCKFCGKAFSQSSNLRTHEKLHSDIRPYDCTLCDRSFVRKRDLSNHKRKHGDTGLILNG is encoded by the exons ATGAAAATGGAGGCGTGCAGAGTGTGTTTGTGTGAGAAAGACTTGACAGAAATGTTTACGGTGAATTCACCCGACATTAATGCCGTAACCTTCTTAGCTTCAGTACAG ATATACAAAGAGGACGGTTTTTCGCAACTGATTTGCCTCCATTGCCTGGAGGATCTCAAGATCTGCGTGCGATTCATCGAGAGATGCACCAAGACTCGCGCAAGCTTGTCGGTAAAAAGTCCCATTCGTCCACTAAAAAAATTGCCGGAACAAGAAATTCTCCAACACTCCGCTCCAAAAAATTGCACTTCCTGCCAAACAAGATTTCCCAGTAAGACCGCGCTCGTCCTCCACATCAAGAACAAACATCGCAGAATCACACAGCAGTGTCACCTTTGCGGCAAGGTTTTCAATTATCGAGTGGAACTCGCTCGTCACATGTGCTCGCATACGGGTTCCAGACACTACAAGTGCGACCAGTGTGACAAGAGTTACTCGACAAAAGCTGCCCTAAGTCGTCACACGATCAAACATACTGGTCTAAAAAGGTTCGAATGTGTGCTTTGTCCCAAAAGTTTCTACCATCAATACAACTTGCAAACCCATTTGAAGATCCACAACAGCGAGAAAAAATAtgaatgtcaaatttgtcGCAAGAAGTTCAGAACGAATCGGTCACTTTTGATGCATCTGAAAATACACACGAACGAGAGGAATTTTCCCTGCACCGAGTGCGAAAAGGCGTTCGTCAATAAGTACGATTTGTCGAGACATTTGAGGCTGCACGAAAAGAAAAGATCCATCGAAAAGGGGACGTACGATAGTACCAACGACGGTATTGTGAAAATGAAGAACGCCCGACAGTGCGAACACTGCGGGAAAATCTGTTTGGGTTTTggggatttaaaaaaacacatgaGGGTGCACAGTGACGAGAGGCCGTTTGCTTGTAAACATTGCCAAAAATCGTTCAAATCGAACAGCACGCTCCACTGCCACGAGAGAATCCACACAAAG ATAAAACCTTACGTGTGCAAATTTTGCGGCAAAGCTTTCTCGCAATCGTCAAATTTACGAACCCACGAAAAACTCCACTCGGACATCCGCCCCTACGACTGCACCCTGTGCGACCGAAGCTTCGTACGTAAAAGAGATTTGTCCAATCACAAACGTAAACACGGCGACACCGGACTCATTCTCAACGGATAA